A part of Streptomyces sp. NBC_01497 genomic DNA contains:
- a CDS encoding ROK family protein, translated as MHTDHVAALDIGGTKIAGALVDGQGGILVRAQRPTPATESGERIMGAVEEVFHELMAHPLWGRATAVGIGSAGPVDAAAGTVSPVNVPGWRGFPLVERVRAVAGGLPVTLVGDGVAIAAAEHWQGAARGHDNALCMVVSTGVGGGLILGGALHPGPTGNAGHIGHISVDLDGDLCPCGCRGCVERIASGPNIARWAAGAGWRPGPDGDTTAAAVAAAATAGHPIAIAAFERAAQALAAGIAATATLVEIDIVVIGGGVGKAGDVLFGPLRRRLREYATLSFVQGIQVVPAMTGTDAGLVGAAAATGLGSSRDDDTAVVAG; from the coding sequence ATGCATACCGACCACGTCGCCGCGCTCGACATCGGCGGCACCAAGATCGCCGGCGCGTTGGTGGACGGCCAGGGCGGCATCCTCGTGCGCGCGCAGCGGCCGACCCCCGCGACGGAGAGCGGCGAGCGGATCATGGGCGCGGTCGAGGAGGTCTTCCACGAGCTGATGGCCCACCCGCTCTGGGGCAGGGCCACGGCGGTCGGTATCGGCAGCGCGGGCCCCGTCGACGCGGCGGCGGGCACCGTCAGCCCCGTCAACGTGCCGGGCTGGCGCGGCTTCCCCCTCGTCGAGCGGGTGCGCGCGGTCGCGGGCGGCCTGCCGGTGACCCTCGTCGGTGACGGCGTCGCCATCGCGGCGGCCGAGCACTGGCAGGGCGCGGCACGCGGCCACGACAACGCGCTGTGCATGGTGGTCTCCACCGGCGTCGGGGGCGGACTCATCCTGGGCGGAGCGCTGCACCCCGGCCCGACCGGCAACGCGGGCCACATCGGCCACATCAGCGTCGACCTCGACGGCGACCTCTGCCCGTGCGGCTGCCGGGGCTGCGTGGAGCGGATCGCGAGCGGGCCCAACATCGCACGCTGGGCCGCCGGTGCGGGCTGGCGGCCGGGCCCGGACGGCGACACGACCGCCGCCGCCGTGGCCGCCGCCGCGACGGCCGGGCATCCGATCGCGATCGCCGCGTTCGAACGGGCCGCGCAGGCCCTCGCCGCGGGCATCGCAGCGACCGCCACGCTGGTCGAGATCGACATCGTGGTGATCGGCGGCGGGGTCGGCAAGGCGGGCGACGTGCTGTTCGGCCCGCTGCGCCGCCGGCTGCGTGAGTACGCGACGCTCTCCTTCGTCCAGGGCATCCAGGTCGTGCCCGCGATGACCGGCACGGACGCGGGCCTCGTGGGCGCCGCCGCCGCGACGGGCCTCGGCAGCAGCAGGGACGACGACACGGCGGTGGTCGCCGGCTGA
- a CDS encoding threonine aldolase family protein, whose product MNPATAGGTDARRHHDPAVRGFASDNYAGAHPEVLAALTLANGGHQVAYGEDDYTAHLQDLVRGHFGPAAETFPVFNGTGSNVVALQSMVDRWGGVICAESAHINTDEGGAPERVGALKLLTVPTPDGKLTPALVDRQAFGFDDEHRAMPQVVSITQSTEYGTLYTPDEIRALCAHAHERGMTVHLDGARIANAAAALGVPVREFTTDAGVDVVSFGGTKNGMVFGEAVIVLNPDAARAVKRLRKLSLQLPSKMRFVSVQLEALLAGDLWLRGARHANAMAQRLADGVRAVDGVEIIYPVQANGVFARLPHDVALRLQKQFRFYFWDEAACEVRWMCSFDTSEDDIDAFVRAITEEMAREA is encoded by the coding sequence CTGAACCCGGCGACGGCGGGCGGCACCGACGCCCGCCGGCACCACGACCCCGCGGTGCGGGGCTTCGCCAGCGACAACTACGCCGGCGCCCACCCGGAGGTCCTCGCGGCCCTCACCCTCGCCAACGGCGGCCACCAGGTCGCCTACGGCGAGGACGACTACACCGCCCACCTCCAGGACCTCGTGCGCGGCCACTTCGGCCCGGCGGCGGAGACCTTCCCGGTCTTCAACGGCACCGGCTCCAACGTCGTCGCCCTGCAGTCCATGGTGGACCGGTGGGGCGGTGTCATCTGCGCCGAGAGCGCCCACATCAACACCGACGAGGGCGGCGCCCCCGAACGGGTCGGCGCGCTCAAGCTCCTCACGGTGCCGACGCCCGACGGCAAGCTCACCCCCGCGCTCGTGGACCGGCAGGCGTTCGGCTTCGACGACGAGCACCGCGCCATGCCGCAGGTCGTGTCGATCACCCAGTCCACCGAGTACGGCACGCTCTACACGCCCGACGAGATCAGGGCGCTGTGCGCGCACGCCCATGAGCGCGGCATGACGGTCCACCTCGACGGCGCCCGCATCGCCAACGCCGCCGCCGCACTCGGTGTACCGGTCCGGGAGTTCACCACCGACGCGGGCGTGGACGTCGTCTCCTTCGGCGGCACGAAGAACGGCATGGTCTTCGGCGAGGCCGTCATCGTGCTCAACCCGGACGCGGCGCGGGCCGTGAAGCGACTGCGCAAGCTGTCGCTGCAGCTGCCCTCCAAGATGCGGTTCGTCTCCGTGCAGTTGGAGGCGCTGCTCGCCGGCGATCTCTGGCTGCGCGGTGCGCGGCACGCCAACGCGATGGCGCAGCGCCTCGCGGACGGGGTGCGGGCCGTGGACGGGGTGGAGATCATCTACCCGGTGCAGGCCAACGGCGTCTTCGCGCGACTGCCGCACGACGTGGCCCTGCGGCTGCAGAAGCAGTTCCGGTTCTACTTCTGGGACGAGGCCGCCTGCGAGGTCCGCTGGATGTGTTCCTTCGATACCAGTGAGGACGACATCGACGCGTTCGTGCGGGCGATCACCGAGGAGATGGCCCGCGAGGCCTGA
- a CDS encoding SDR family NAD(P)-dependent oxidoreductase: MTSESTPAGENAGPAAESVDAPHVPSLDGTVIAVAGAAGPAGRAAVLRLAVAGATVVAADADQKRLDEVVEAAAYAGSTKVTGATVDLLDAAATRAWAERVEKEHGGVDGLVHLVGGWRGAASFAESDLADWDLLDKLLIRTVQHTSLAFHDGLLRSGRGRFALVSASGATKPTAGNAAYGAAKAAAEAWTLALGDSFRRAAKAGGDAEPRAAAAILVIKALVHDALRAERPDAKFAGYTDVRDLAEAIAGLWDRPAQEVNGHRLWLTPEPNRP, from the coding sequence ATGACCAGCGAGAGCACACCGGCCGGCGAGAACGCGGGCCCGGCGGCGGAGAGCGTCGACGCTCCGCACGTCCCCTCACTCGACGGCACGGTGATCGCGGTCGCGGGGGCGGCGGGTCCCGCGGGGCGCGCCGCCGTGCTGCGGCTCGCGGTCGCCGGCGCGACGGTGGTGGCGGCGGACGCCGACCAAAAACGCCTCGACGAGGTCGTCGAGGCCGCCGCGTACGCGGGCAGCACCAAGGTCACCGGCGCGACGGTGGACCTGCTCGACGCCGCAGCGACCCGCGCCTGGGCCGAGCGCGTCGAGAAGGAGCACGGCGGTGTCGACGGCCTTGTCCACCTCGTGGGCGGCTGGCGCGGCGCCGCGTCCTTCGCCGAGAGCGACCTCGCCGACTGGGACCTGCTGGACAAACTCCTCATCCGAACCGTCCAGCACACCAGCCTCGCCTTCCACGACGGCCTCCTGCGCAGTGGCAGAGGACGGTTCGCCCTGGTCAGCGCCTCGGGCGCGACCAAGCCCACGGCGGGAAACGCGGCCTACGGCGCGGCCAAGGCCGCCGCTGAGGCCTGGACGCTGGCCCTTGGCGACTCCTTCCGCAGGGCCGCCAAGGCGGGGGGCGACGCCGAGCCGCGCGCGGCGGCTGCGATCCTGGTGATCAAGGCACTGGTGCACGACGCGCTGCGCGCCGAGCGCCCGGATGCGAAGTTCGCGGGCTACACGGACGTCAGGGATCTGGCCGAGGCCATCGCCGGGCTCTGGGACCGGCCCGCACAGGAAGTGAATGGACACCGTCTGTGGCTGACGCCCGAACCGAATCGACCCTGA
- a CDS encoding thioredoxin family protein, whose product MDGQHGVRALGAAELGAGLGERATLVHFSSAFCRPCVATRRTLAEVADMVDGVRHVEVDAERNLALVRELEVRSTPTVLVLDARGRIVRRAVGLPRRVDVIAAIGEAVR is encoded by the coding sequence GTGGACGGGCAGCACGGCGTACGGGCGCTCGGCGCCGCCGAGCTCGGCGCCGGGCTGGGGGAGCGGGCCACCCTCGTGCACTTCTCCAGCGCCTTCTGCCGCCCCTGTGTCGCGACGCGGCGCACCCTCGCCGAGGTCGCGGACATGGTCGACGGTGTGCGGCACGTGGAGGTCGACGCGGAGCGCAACCTCGCCCTCGTGCGGGAGCTGGAGGTGCGGTCCACCCCGACCGTGCTGGTGCTCGACGCCCGGGGCCGTATCGTCCGCCGGGCGGTGGGTCTGCCCCGCCGGGTCGATGTGATCGCCGCGATCGGCGAGGCCGTCAGGTGA
- a CDS encoding electron transfer flavoprotein subunit alpha/FixB family protein gives MAEVLVYVDHVDGAVRKPTLELLTLARRLGEPVALALGAGAEATAATLGEHGAVRVLTADAPEFTDYLVVPKVDALQAAYDSVSPVAVLLPSSGEAKEIAARLAVRIGSGLITDAVDLEAGDQGPVATQSAFAAAYSTKSRISKGTPVITVKPNSAPVEPSAAAGTVEALAVSFGDTATGTKVVSREPRESTGRPELTEAAIVVSGGRGVNGAENFAVIEALADSLGAAVGASRAAVDAGWYPHSNQVGQTGKSVSPQLYIASGISGAIQHRAGMQTSKTIVAVNKDAEAPIFDLVDFGIVGDLFAVVPQLTDEVKARKG, from the coding sequence ATGGCTGAAGTTCTCGTCTATGTCGACCACGTGGACGGTGCCGTCCGCAAGCCCACCCTCGAACTGCTGACGCTGGCCCGCCGCCTCGGCGAGCCCGTCGCCCTCGCGCTGGGTGCCGGCGCCGAGGCCACCGCCGCGACGCTGGGCGAGCACGGTGCGGTACGCGTTCTGACCGCCGACGCCCCCGAGTTCACCGACTACCTCGTCGTGCCGAAGGTGGACGCGCTGCAGGCCGCGTACGACAGTGTGTCGCCCGTGGCCGTGCTGCTGCCCTCGTCGGGCGAGGCCAAGGAGATCGCCGCGCGGCTCGCCGTGCGCATCGGCTCCGGCCTGATCACGGACGCCGTCGACCTGGAGGCAGGCGACCAGGGCCCGGTGGCCACCCAGTCCGCCTTCGCCGCCGCGTACTCCACCAAGTCCCGTATCTCCAAGGGGACTCCGGTCATCACCGTGAAGCCGAACTCGGCCCCGGTCGAGCCGTCGGCGGCCGCCGGTACGGTCGAGGCGCTGGCGGTGTCCTTCGGCGACACCGCCACCGGCACCAAGGTCGTCTCGCGGGAGCCCCGCGAGTCGACGGGCCGCCCGGAGCTGACGGAGGCCGCCATCGTGGTCTCCGGCGGCCGCGGTGTGAACGGCGCGGAGAACTTCGCGGTCATCGAGGCGCTCGCCGACTCGCTCGGCGCGGCCGTCGGCGCCTCGCGCGCCGCCGTGGACGCCGGCTGGTACCCGCACTCCAACCAGGTCGGCCAGACCGGCAAGTCGGTCTCCCCGCAGCTCTACATCGCCTCCGGCATCTCGGGCGCGATCCAGCACCGGGCCGGCATGCAGACCTCGAAGACGATCGTGGCCGTCAACAAGGACGCCGAGGCGCCGATCTTCGACCTGGTCGACTTCGGCATCGTCGGCGACCTGTTCGCCGTCGTGCCGCAGCTGACCGACGAGGTCAAGGCCCGCAAGGGCTGA
- a CDS encoding flavin reductase family protein, which produces MSAAYGLGAPRAEQRPASGELLRAVFRRHAAGVAVITAHRSGRPVGFTATSLTSVAADPPMVSFGVSSTSSCWPVLAETTYVGVHVLGEHQRELAATFARSGADRFAPPTSWRPGPEGVPLLDGVLAWLVCRVEARVPAGDHRIVVARVVTGDPAGSGTPLLYHQGGFHSLGPVRD; this is translated from the coding sequence GTGAGCGCCGCGTACGGTCTCGGCGCGCCGCGCGCGGAACAGCGGCCCGCCTCCGGGGAGCTTCTGAGAGCGGTCTTCCGGCGGCACGCGGCCGGCGTCGCCGTGATCACGGCGCACCGCTCGGGACGGCCCGTGGGATTCACCGCCACCTCCCTCACCTCGGTGGCCGCCGACCCCCCGATGGTCTCCTTCGGTGTGTCCTCCACGTCGTCGTGCTGGCCGGTGCTCGCCGAGACCACGTACGTCGGCGTGCATGTCCTCGGCGAGCACCAGCGCGAACTGGCGGCGACCTTCGCGCGCAGCGGCGCTGACCGCTTCGCCCCGCCGACCTCCTGGCGCCCGGGGCCCGAGGGGGTGCCGCTGCTCGACGGTGTGCTCGCCTGGCTGGTGTGCCGGGTGGAGGCCCGGGTGCCCGCGGGCGACCACCGGATCGTCGTCGCACGCGTCGTGACGGGGGATCCGGCCGGCTCGGGTACCCCGCTGCTGTACCACCAGGGCGGCTTCCACAGCCTCGGTCCTGTACGCGACTGA
- a CDS encoding LacI family DNA-binding transcriptional regulator, whose translation MKDVAARAGVGLKTVSRVVNGEPGVTPDTERRVQEAIEALGFRRNDSARVLRKGRTASIGLVIEDLADPFYGPLNRAVEEVARAHGALLINGSSAEDPEREQELVLALCARRVDGLILVPAGHDHRYLEPEIKAGVATVFVDRPAGRIDVDTVLSDSFGGSRSGTTHLVEHGHRRIGFIGDQSTIHTAAERLRGYRAAMADAGLVIEPGWISLGTTDPDRVREAVVTMLDAPDPVTAIFAGNNRVTVTAVRVLAGRSRSVALVGFDDIELADLLDPGVTVVAQDAAALGRTAAERLFQRLDGAAEAPSRVVLPTRLITRGSGELTPSD comes from the coding sequence ATGAAGGATGTCGCGGCCCGCGCCGGTGTGGGACTCAAGACGGTGTCCCGCGTCGTCAACGGCGAGCCCGGTGTCACCCCCGACACCGAGCGGCGTGTGCAGGAGGCCATCGAGGCGCTGGGCTTCCGGCGCAACGACTCCGCGCGGGTGCTGCGCAAGGGCCGCACCGCGAGCATCGGACTGGTGATCGAGGACCTGGCCGACCCCTTCTACGGGCCGCTGAACCGCGCGGTCGAGGAGGTCGCCCGCGCACACGGCGCGCTGCTCATCAACGGGTCGAGCGCCGAGGATCCCGAGCGCGAGCAGGAACTGGTGCTCGCCCTGTGCGCGCGCCGGGTCGACGGCCTGATCCTGGTGCCCGCGGGGCACGACCACCGCTATCTGGAGCCGGAGATCAAAGCGGGCGTCGCCACGGTCTTCGTGGACCGCCCGGCCGGCCGGATCGACGTGGACACCGTGCTGTCCGACAGCTTCGGCGGCTCCCGCTCGGGCACCACGCACCTGGTGGAACACGGACACCGCCGGATCGGTTTCATCGGCGACCAGTCGACCATCCACACCGCCGCCGAACGGCTGCGCGGCTACCGTGCGGCGATGGCGGACGCGGGTCTCGTCATCGAGCCCGGCTGGATCTCGCTCGGCACCACCGACCCCGACCGGGTACGGGAGGCGGTCGTGACGATGCTCGACGCCCCCGACCCCGTCACCGCGATCTTCGCGGGCAACAACCGTGTGACGGTGACGGCCGTACGGGTACTGGCGGGGCGCTCCCGTTCGGTGGCACTGGTCGGCTTCGACGACATCGAGCTCGCCGACCTGCTCGACCCGGGCGTGACGGTGGTCGCACAGGACGCGGCGGCCCTCGGGCGCACGGCGGCGGAGCGGCTGTTCCAGCGCCTTGACGGCGCGGCCGAAGCGCCGTCGAGAGTGGTGCTGCCGACCCGGCTGATCACCCGCGGATCGGGCGAACTGACGCCGTCCGACTGA
- a CDS encoding DUF6986 family protein, with the protein MAQQAEHVVTSLPDTVRGEIDTALAPVDAELAHRYPGDPGTRRPVHTVYVPADVLTAATPRAWGDAALAALDEHAPDADAFARAVGLGEDLAQPVYDRVRAKLAREPVEDLRVDFEDGYGTRADAEEDQAAARAARLVQEAYGTGGAAPWTGIRMKCLEAPVRDRALRTLDIFLSGLMAAGALPDGLCLTLPKVTYPEQVTAMARVLAAFEEAHGLPARRLGFEIQIETSQSILAADGTATVARMIHAADGRATGLHYGTFDYSACLGVSAADQSSDHPAADHAKAVMQVAAAGTGVRVCDGSTNVLPVGTRAQVHEAWRLHYELTRRALSRAYYQGWDMHPGHLPTRYAAVFAFYREGMAAAAARLAAYAARTTGGVLDEPATAKALSGHLLRGLDCGALDLAEVTTATGLDRARLEGYAAPRRGDLTGVAP; encoded by the coding sequence ATGGCACAGCAGGCGGAGCACGTCGTCACCAGCCTTCCGGACACCGTGCGCGGGGAGATCGACACCGCCCTCGCACCCGTCGACGCGGAACTCGCCCACCGCTACCCCGGCGACCCCGGCACCCGCAGGCCCGTGCACACCGTCTACGTGCCCGCCGACGTGCTCACGGCCGCCACACCGCGCGCATGGGGCGACGCCGCGCTGGCCGCGCTCGACGAACACGCCCCGGACGCCGACGCGTTCGCGCGCGCCGTCGGCCTTGGCGAGGACCTCGCGCAGCCGGTGTACGACCGCGTCCGGGCCAAACTCGCCCGCGAACCCGTCGAGGACCTGCGCGTCGACTTCGAGGACGGCTACGGCACCCGGGCCGACGCCGAGGAGGACCAGGCCGCCGCCCGCGCCGCGCGCCTCGTCCAGGAGGCGTACGGCACGGGCGGGGCCGCGCCGTGGACGGGCATCCGGATGAAGTGCCTGGAGGCGCCGGTACGCGACCGGGCCCTGCGCACCCTCGACATCTTCCTCAGCGGGCTGATGGCGGCCGGCGCGCTGCCCGACGGCCTGTGCCTCACCCTGCCCAAGGTGACCTACCCCGAACAGGTCACCGCGATGGCGCGTGTCCTCGCCGCCTTCGAGGAGGCCCACGGACTCCCCGCGCGCCGGCTCGGGTTCGAGATCCAGATCGAGACCAGCCAGTCCATCCTGGCCGCCGACGGCACCGCCACCGTCGCCCGGATGATCCACGCGGCGGACGGCCGCGCCACCGGGCTCCACTACGGCACCTTCGACTACAGCGCCTGCCTCGGCGTCAGCGCAGCCGACCAGTCGAGCGACCACCCCGCCGCCGACCACGCCAAGGCGGTCATGCAGGTGGCCGCCGCGGGCACCGGCGTCCGGGTCTGCGACGGCTCCACCAACGTCCTGCCCGTCGGCACCCGCGCCCAGGTCCACGAGGCCTGGCGGCTGCACTACGAACTGACCCGGCGCGCGCTGTCCCGGGCGTACTACCAGGGCTGGGACATGCACCCCGGCCACCTGCCCACCCGGTACGCGGCCGTGTTCGCCTTCTACCGCGAGGGCATGGCGGCCGCCGCCGCGCGGCTCGCGGCCTACGCCGCGCGCACGACGGGCGGTGTGCTGGACGAACCCGCCACCGCGAAGGCCCTCAGCGGCCACCTGCTGCGCGGCCTGGACTGCGGGGCGCTCGACCTCGCCGAGGTCACGACGGCGACCGGGCTGGACCGCGCCCGTCTGGAGGGTTACGCGGCACCCCGGCGCGGCGACCTCACCGGCGTGGCGCCCTGA
- a CDS encoding electron transfer flavoprotein subunit beta/FixA family protein — protein MSLRIVVCVKYVPDAAGDRHFADDLTVDREDADGLLSELDEYAVEQALQIADDADDAEITVVTVGPEDAKDALRKALSMGADKAVHVEDDDLHGTDVVGTSLVLAKAIEKTGYDLVVCGMASTDGTMGVLPAMLAERLGVPQVTLLSEVSVEGGTVKGRRDGDAATERLEASLPAVVSVTDQSGEARYPSFKGIMAAKKKPVESLDLGDLDIDADEVGLGGAWTAVDAVTERPARTQGTIVKDEGEGGKQLAAYLAEQKFI, from the coding sequence GTGAGCTTGAGGATCGTTGTCTGTGTGAAGTACGTGCCCGACGCCGCCGGCGACCGGCATTTCGCGGACGACCTCACGGTCGACCGCGAGGATGCGGACGGTCTGCTGTCGGAGCTGGACGAGTATGCCGTCGAGCAGGCGCTGCAGATCGCCGATGATGCCGACGACGCCGAGATCACCGTGGTGACGGTCGGTCCCGAGGATGCCAAGGACGCGCTGCGCAAGGCCCTTTCGATGGGTGCGGACAAGGCCGTCCACGTCGAGGACGACGACCTGCACGGCACCGACGTGGTCGGTACCTCGCTGGTCCTCGCCAAGGCGATCGAGAAGACCGGCTACGACCTCGTCGTGTGCGGCATGGCCTCCACCGACGGCACCATGGGCGTCCTGCCCGCGATGCTCGCGGAGCGCCTGGGCGTCCCGCAGGTGACGCTGCTGTCCGAGGTTTCCGTCGAGGGCGGCACCGTCAAGGGCCGCAGGGACGGCGACGCGGCCACCGAGCGGCTTGAAGCCTCGCTGCCCGCCGTCGTGTCGGTGACGGACCAGTCGGGCGAGGCCCGCTACCCGTCCTTCAAGGGCATCATGGCGGCGAAGAAGAAGCCGGTCGAGTCGCTGGACCTGGGCGACCTCGACATCGACGCGGACGAGGTCGGTCTCGGCGGCGCCTGGACCGCCGTCGACGCGGTGACCGAGCGCCCCGCCCGCACGCAGGGCACGATCGTCAAGGACGAGGGCGAGGGCGGCAAGCAGCTCGCTGCCTACCTGGCGGAGCAGAAGTTCATCTGA
- a CDS encoding lysophospholipid acyltransferase family protein produces MPELVYRPVIGFVRSVFAALDVKIDLEGSENIPRTGGAVLVSNHISYLDFVFAGLTALPQKRLVRFMAKDSVFRHRVSGPLMRGMKHIPVDRDQGEKAYADALACLRAGEIIGIFPESTISPSFTLKSFKTGAVRMAQEAGVPLIPMGLWGSQRIWTKGRPRNFRRSHIPVTVRVGERLEAPEGQYAGPITRRLRERVQEMLEAAQRAYPGRPKDAGDTWWLPAHLGGTAPTAAEVREAGA; encoded by the coding sequence ATGCCAGAGCTCGTCTATCGGCCGGTCATCGGCTTCGTCCGGTCGGTTTTCGCTGCGCTGGATGTGAAGATCGACCTGGAGGGCAGCGAAAACATCCCGCGTACCGGCGGCGCCGTCCTGGTCAGCAATCACATCAGCTACCTCGACTTCGTCTTCGCGGGTCTGACCGCGCTGCCGCAGAAGCGCCTCGTGCGCTTCATGGCGAAGGACTCGGTCTTCCGGCACAGGGTGTCGGGCCCGCTGATGCGCGGCATGAAACACATCCCCGTCGACCGTGACCAGGGCGAGAAGGCGTACGCGGACGCGCTGGCGTGTCTGCGGGCCGGCGAGATCATCGGGATCTTCCCCGAGTCCACCATCTCGCCGTCGTTCACGCTCAAGAGCTTCAAGACCGGCGCGGTGCGCATGGCGCAGGAGGCAGGGGTGCCGCTGATCCCGATGGGGCTGTGGGGCTCCCAGCGAATCTGGACCAAGGGCAGGCCCCGCAACTTCCGGCGCAGCCACATTCCGGTGACCGTGCGCGTGGGTGAGCGTCTGGAGGCGCCCGAGGGCCAGTACGCGGGGCCGATCACCCGACGGCTGCGGGAGCGCGTCCAGGAGATGCTGGAGGCGGCGCAGCGCGCCTACCCCGGCCGTCCCAAGGACGCGGGCGACACATGGTGGCTGCCCGCCCATCTGGGCGGCACCGCGCCGACCGCCGCCGAGGTGCGCGAAGCCGGCGCCTGA
- a CDS encoding NUDIX hydrolase — protein MIVWINGAFGAGKTSVARELVDLIPNSTLYDPDVVGAGLGRLLPQKRLAEVDDYQDLPIWRRLVVDAAAALLAEVGGVLVVPMTLLRQDYRDEMFGGLAARRIPVRHVLLTADETILRERIARREEYGDDPGRGRSTRRWCYEHIEPYRSALGGWLAQDAHQVDTTELTPGQAAARLAEAVHTGAAPVRDIVMTPEPTGETLASGVLLFDDAGRVLLVDPTYKPGWEFPGGVVERGEAPARAGIREVAEEIGIELGEVPRLLVVDWEPPRPPGYGGLRLLFDGGVLPAGSRILLPGSELRAWRFVTEAEAAELLPPARFARLRWALRARERGGVLNLESGVPVG, from the coding sequence GTGATCGTATGGATCAACGGAGCGTTCGGAGCGGGCAAGACCTCCGTGGCGCGCGAACTGGTCGACCTGATTCCGAACAGCACCCTGTACGACCCCGACGTGGTCGGCGCGGGACTCGGCCGTCTGCTGCCGCAGAAGCGGCTCGCGGAGGTTGACGACTACCAGGACCTGCCGATCTGGCGGCGGTTGGTGGTCGACGCGGCGGCCGCCCTGCTGGCGGAGGTGGGCGGCGTGCTCGTGGTGCCGATGACCCTGCTGAGACAGGACTACCGCGACGAGATGTTCGGCGGGCTCGCGGCGCGGCGCATACCCGTCCGGCATGTGCTGCTGACGGCGGATGAAACGATCCTGCGCGAGCGGATAGCGCGGCGTGAGGAGTACGGGGACGACCCCGGCCGGGGCAGGAGCACACGGCGCTGGTGCTACGAGCACATCGAGCCCTACCGCTCGGCCCTGGGCGGCTGGCTGGCGCAGGACGCGCACCAGGTCGACACGACGGAGCTGACACCGGGACAGGCGGCGGCGCGGCTCGCGGAGGCCGTCCACACCGGTGCCGCCCCCGTCCGCGACATCGTGATGACGCCGGAACCCACGGGGGAGACCCTCGCGTCCGGCGTGCTGCTCTTCGACGACGCGGGCCGCGTACTGCTGGTCGACCCGACGTACAAGCCGGGCTGGGAGTTCCCGGGCGGCGTCGTGGAGCGCGGCGAGGCACCGGCCCGGGCCGGCATCCGGGAGGTCGCGGAGGAGATCGGCATCGAGCTCGGCGAGGTCCCCCGCCTGCTGGTGGTGGACTGGGAACCGCCCCGGCCGCCCGGCTACGGGGGCCTGCGGCTGCTGTTCGACGGGGGGGTCCTGCCCGCCGGCTCGCGGATCCTGCTGCCGGGTTCGGAGTTGCGGGCCTGGCGCTTCGTCACGGAGGCGGAGGCGGCGGAGCTGCTGCCGCCCGCGCGTTTCGCCCGCCTGCGCTGGGCGCTGCGGGCTCGGGAGCGGGGCGGGGTGCTGAACCTGGAGTCGGGTGTGCCGGTCGGCTGA